Proteins encoded in a region of the Streptomyces sp. NBC_01298 genome:
- a CDS encoding GNAT family N-acetyltransferase has protein sequence MGRRLVPLTLDNLQDLPRRCRSCVFWELDPVSGEAAVKAGNPAEEKEAWISAVLLEWGSCGRVVYVDEVPVGFVLYAPPAYVPRATAFPTSPVSPDAVQLITSWIMPGYQGQGLGRVMVQTVAKDLLRRGFRAIEAFGDARWEGPACLLPADHLLAVGFKTVRPHPTRPRLRLELRSTLSWKEDVELALDRLLGAARKEPALRPL, from the coding sequence ATGGGTCGTCGGCTGGTACCGCTCACGCTGGACAACCTTCAAGACCTGCCCCGGCGTTGCCGGTCCTGTGTCTTCTGGGAGCTGGACCCCGTCAGCGGCGAGGCCGCTGTGAAGGCGGGGAACCCTGCCGAGGAGAAGGAGGCGTGGATCTCCGCCGTCCTCCTGGAGTGGGGCTCGTGCGGCCGGGTGGTCTACGTGGACGAGGTCCCCGTGGGGTTCGTCCTGTACGCGCCGCCGGCGTATGTGCCGCGTGCGACAGCCTTCCCGACCAGTCCGGTGTCCCCGGACGCCGTCCAGCTCATCACCTCGTGGATCATGCCGGGGTATCAGGGCCAGGGGCTGGGGCGGGTGATGGTCCAGACGGTGGCCAAGGACCTGTTGCGCAGGGGGTTCCGGGCGATCGAGGCGTTCGGCGACGCCCGGTGGGAGGGCCCGGCCTGTCTGCTGCCCGCGGACCACCTGCTGGCCGTGGGCTTCAAGACGGTACGCCCGCATCCGACGCGTCCCCGGCTGCGTCTGGAGCTGCGGTCCACGCTGTCGTGGAAGGAAGACGTGGAACTGGCCCTGGACCGGCTGCTGGGCGCGGCCCGCAAGGAACCGGCACTGCGTCCGCTGTAG
- the trxA gene encoding thioredoxin yields MAGTLKTVTDASFDDDVLKSDKPVLVDFWAAWCGPCRQIAPSLEAIAAEYGDEIEIVKLNIDENPETAAKYGVMSIPTLNVYQGGEVVKTIVGAKPKAAILRDLDGFVTAKA; encoded by the coding sequence GTGGCCGGCACCCTCAAGACCGTCACCGACGCAAGCTTCGATGACGACGTCCTCAAGAGCGACAAGCCCGTCCTGGTGGACTTCTGGGCCGCCTGGTGCGGTCCGTGCCGCCAGATCGCTCCGTCCCTCGAGGCCATCGCCGCCGAGTACGGCGACGAGATCGAGATCGTCAAGCTGAACATCGACGAGAACCCGGAGACGGCGGCCAAGTACGGCGTCATGTCCATCCCGACCCTGAACGTCTACCAGGGCGGCGAGGTCGTCAAGACCATCGTCGGCGCCAAGCCGAAGGCCGCCATCCTGCGCGACCTCGACGGCTTCGTCACCGCCAAGGCCTGA
- the trxB gene encoding thioredoxin-disulfide reductase: protein MSDVRNVIIIGSGPAGYTAALYTARASLKPLVFEGAVTAGGALMNTTEVENFPGFQDGIMGPDLMDNMRAQAERFGAELIPDDVVSVDLTGEIKTVTDTAGTVHRAKAVIVTTGSQHRKLGLPNEDALSGRGVSWCATCDGFFFKDHDIAVIGGGDTAIEEATFLSRFAKSVTIVHRRDSLRASKAMQDRAFADPKISFAWDSEVAEIHGEQKLTGLTLRNTKTGETSALPVTGLFIAVGHDPRTELFKDQLDLDAEGYLTVDAPSTRTSLPGVFGAGDVVDHTYRQAITAAGTGCSAALDAERFLAALADAEKAHAAV, encoded by the coding sequence GTGAGCGACGTACGAAACGTGATCATCATCGGCTCCGGGCCGGCCGGTTACACGGCCGCCCTGTACACCGCACGCGCTTCGCTCAAGCCCCTGGTCTTCGAAGGCGCCGTCACCGCTGGTGGCGCACTGATGAACACCACCGAGGTCGAGAACTTCCCCGGTTTCCAGGACGGCATCATGGGTCCGGACCTCATGGACAACATGCGCGCGCAGGCCGAGCGTTTCGGCGCCGAGCTGATTCCGGACGACGTCGTGTCCGTGGACCTCACCGGCGAGATCAAGACCGTCACCGACACCGCCGGCACCGTGCACCGCGCCAAGGCCGTGATCGTGACCACCGGTTCCCAGCACCGCAAGCTCGGCCTGCCCAACGAGGACGCCCTCTCCGGACGCGGCGTCTCCTGGTGCGCGACCTGCGACGGATTCTTCTTCAAGGACCACGACATCGCCGTGATCGGCGGCGGTGACACCGCGATCGAGGAAGCCACTTTCCTCTCCCGGTTCGCCAAGTCCGTCACCATCGTCCACCGCCGCGACTCCCTGCGCGCCTCCAAGGCCATGCAGGACCGCGCCTTCGCCGACCCGAAGATCTCGTTCGCCTGGGACAGCGAGGTCGCGGAGATCCACGGCGAGCAGAAGCTCACCGGTCTCACCTTGCGCAACACCAAGACCGGTGAGACCTCCGCGCTGCCCGTGACCGGCCTCTTCATCGCCGTCGGCCACGACCCGCGCACCGAGCTGTTCAAGGACCAGCTCGACCTCGACGCGGAGGGCTACCTCACGGTCGACGCCCCCTCCACCCGCACCAGCCTCCCCGGTGTGTTCGGCGCGGGCGACGTGGTCGACCACACCTACCGTCAGGCCATCACCGCCGCGGGCACGGGTTGCTCCGCGGCCCTCGACGCCGAGCGCTTCCTCGCCGCCCTCGCGGACGCCGAGAAGGCGCACGCAGCGGTCTGA
- a CDS encoding anti-sigma factor family protein encodes MTPTTGATGTIGHPDVSEISELAEGLLSPSRTMEVRSHLGGCPLCADVRASLEEIRALLGTLPGPARMPADVAGRIDAALAAEALLDATTPRGESGPVSPARAADGEPGPDVSRETAPAPVDRSGAPRPSGHPTGPTGPGRRRARRRIALAGGLLAACAAGVMVFGLMSGDRSAHDLSVRSDASSTQSGSGSPEYTAQGLPGTVRELLASGARGDKGDKTTGERNNTFGVENSPPSEPSPAPADGRAPRAPACVEQATGRTETPLGFESGTYEGKDVFLLVLPHPGDPSSVDAYLIGSACVTDPSAAPGKPLLTSTYPRS; translated from the coding sequence GTGACCCCCACAACCGGCGCGACCGGCACGATCGGGCACCCCGACGTCTCGGAGATCTCCGAGCTGGCGGAAGGCCTCCTCTCCCCGTCCCGCACCATGGAGGTCCGCAGCCATCTCGGCGGCTGCCCCCTGTGCGCGGACGTCCGCGCCTCCCTGGAGGAGATCCGGGCCCTGCTGGGCACCCTGCCCGGCCCCGCCCGGATGCCCGCCGACGTCGCCGGCCGGATCGACGCGGCCCTCGCCGCCGAGGCACTCCTCGACGCCACCACCCCGCGCGGGGAGTCCGGGCCCGTCAGCCCCGCCCGGGCCGCCGACGGGGAACCCGGTCCCGATGTTTCACGTGAAACCGCCCCCGCCCCGGTCGATCGGAGCGGAGCCCCGCGCCCCTCCGGTCACCCGACCGGCCCAACCGGCCCCGGACGCCGTCGCGCACGCCGCCGGATCGCCCTCGCGGGCGGGCTGCTCGCGGCGTGCGCCGCCGGCGTCATGGTGTTCGGCCTGATGTCCGGCGACCGTTCCGCACACGACCTGTCCGTACGGAGCGACGCCTCCAGCACCCAGTCCGGGTCCGGCTCGCCCGAGTACACGGCCCAGGGGCTTCCCGGCACGGTGCGCGAGCTCCTCGCCTCCGGCGCCCGGGGAGACAAGGGGGACAAGACGACGGGGGAGCGGAACAACACCTTCGGAGTGGAGAACAGCCCTCCTTCCGAACCCAGCCCCGCCCCGGCCGACGGCAGGGCGCCCAGGGCACCCGCCTGCGTCGAGCAGGCCACCGGCCGCACCGAGACCCCGCTGGGCTTCGAGTCCGGCACCTACGAGGGCAAGGACGTCTTCCTCCTCGTCCTGCCCCACCCCGGGGACCCCTCCTCCGTGGACGCCTATCTCATCGGCTCCGCCTGCGTCACCGATCCCTCGGCCGCTCCCGGGAAGCCCCTGCTCACCAGCACCTATCCCAGGAGCTGA
- the sigM gene encoding RNA polymerase sigma factor SigM: protein MDEATPGGRSDQELLSLHAAGDPDAFGELVRRHRDRLWAVALRTLGDREEAADAVQDALVSAYRAAHTFRGESAVTTWLHRITVNACLDRARKAASRRTSPLDDTDRLERLLEPHESAEAPAERQDLHRQLLAALGTLPADQRAALVLVDMQGYPVAEAAALLDVPVGTVKSRCARGRAKLVPLLTHLRAHTGDNTDPERGRNRTPGTTVPPAADRGDPAPDPNAVKGGGGRA from the coding sequence TTGGACGAAGCCACACCCGGGGGCCGCAGCGACCAGGAACTCCTGTCGCTGCACGCCGCCGGAGACCCGGACGCCTTCGGTGAGCTCGTACGCAGGCACCGCGACCGGCTGTGGGCCGTGGCCCTGCGCACCCTCGGCGACCGGGAGGAAGCCGCCGACGCCGTGCAGGACGCCCTCGTCTCCGCCTACCGGGCCGCCCACACCTTCCGCGGCGAATCCGCCGTCACGACCTGGCTGCACCGCATCACCGTGAACGCCTGCCTGGACAGGGCCCGCAAGGCCGCCTCCCGGAGGACCTCCCCCCTCGACGACACGGACCGCCTGGAGCGCCTTCTGGAGCCCCACGAGTCCGCCGAGGCGCCCGCGGAGCGCCAGGACCTCCACCGGCAGCTCCTGGCCGCCCTGGGCACCCTCCCGGCCGATCAGCGGGCCGCCCTGGTCCTCGTCGACATGCAGGGCTACCCCGTCGCCGAGGCCGCCGCCCTCCTCGACGTCCCCGTCGGCACCGTGAAGAGCCGCTGCGCCCGCGGCCGGGCGAAACTCGTCCCGCTCCTCACTCATCTGCGCGCACATACCGGGGATAACACCGATCCCGAGCGGGGAAGGAACCGGACACCGGGGACAACCGTCCCACCGGCGGCAGACCGCGGGGATCCGGCCCCGGATCCCAACGCAGTGAAGGGCGGAGGTGGACGAGCGTGA
- a CDS encoding protein kinase family protein, with product MAERSTAAVDVADNSGDEPLAAETAQATADGVDTQNGRAADGTMPEKDGDRRNAAPAAAPELHSGHKLARRYRLEECVTRLDGFSSWRAMDEKLRRAVGVHLLPADHARARAVLAAARSSALLGDPRFVQVLDAVEENDLVYVVHEWLPDATELTAILAAGPMEPHEAYQLVSQVSQAMAAAHREGLAHLRLTPSAILRTSTGQYRIRGLAVNAALRGITSETPQRADTEAIGALLYASLTQRWPYESDAYGLTGLPKGVGLIAPDQVRAGVHRGLGELAMRALANDGATASRQEPACTTPEELSKAVAAMPRIRPPEPTFTAPPEYQHTTYQQGSYGRPQGPGRPTTQVTVVPPPPPLQSRTGRVLKWGVAALLIAALGLGSWQLADTLLNRNNQGSTSGSQTTHEKADDTPEKVAPGPLAISRAREYSPDGKDQDPGGAKNTFDGDSSTYWRTKYYVDGPDITDYKGGVGIVYDLGAEHEVSSASIALRFAGNHTTTTLYAVDSLDPSGKISGMPKIATATTSNSSFSLTADKPVKTRYVLLWITAMPWAPSDTYTGAGYKQAITDVKFAG from the coding sequence GTGGCGGAACGTAGCACGGCTGCCGTCGACGTGGCCGACAACAGTGGCGACGAGCCGCTGGCCGCGGAGACGGCCCAGGCCACGGCCGACGGGGTGGACACCCAGAACGGACGAGCCGCGGACGGAACCATGCCCGAGAAGGACGGCGATCGCAGGAACGCGGCACCCGCTGCCGCGCCCGAGCTGCACAGCGGCCACAAACTGGCCAGACGCTACCGGCTCGAGGAGTGCGTCACCCGTCTGGACGGATTCAGCAGCTGGCGCGCGATGGACGAGAAGCTGCGCCGGGCCGTAGGGGTCCACCTGCTGCCCGCCGACCACGCACGGGCCCGCGCCGTCCTGGCCGCCGCCCGCTCCTCGGCCCTGCTCGGCGACCCCCGGTTCGTCCAAGTCCTCGACGCCGTGGAGGAGAACGACCTCGTCTACGTCGTCCACGAGTGGCTCCCCGACGCCACGGAACTCACCGCGATCCTCGCCGCGGGCCCCATGGAGCCGCACGAGGCCTACCAGCTCGTCAGCCAGGTCTCCCAGGCCATGGCCGCCGCACACCGCGAGGGCCTCGCGCACCTGCGCCTGACCCCCAGCGCGATACTGCGCACCTCCACCGGCCAGTACCGCATCCGCGGTCTCGCCGTGAACGCCGCCCTGCGCGGCATCACCAGCGAGACCCCGCAGCGCGCGGACACCGAGGCCATCGGCGCCCTGCTGTACGCCTCGCTGACCCAGCGCTGGCCGTACGAGAGCGACGCCTACGGCCTCACCGGCCTGCCCAAGGGCGTCGGCCTGATCGCCCCCGACCAGGTCCGCGCGGGCGTGCACCGGGGTCTGGGCGAGCTGGCCATGCGCGCCCTCGCCAACGACGGGGCCACCGCCTCGCGTCAGGAACCCGCCTGCACCACCCCGGAGGAACTGTCCAAGGCCGTGGCCGCGATGCCCCGCATCAGGCCGCCGGAGCCCACCTTCACCGCGCCTCCGGAGTACCAGCACACCACCTACCAGCAGGGCAGCTACGGCAGGCCCCAGGGCCCCGGCAGGCCCACCACGCAGGTCACCGTCGTGCCCCCGCCGCCGCCCCTGCAGAGCCGGACCGGCCGCGTCCTCAAGTGGGGCGTCGCGGCCCTGCTGATCGCCGCCCTCGGACTGGGCAGCTGGCAGCTCGCCGACACGCTGCTCAACCGGAACAACCAGGGCAGCACCAGCGGCAGTCAGACCACGCACGAGAAGGCCGACGACACCCCGGAGAAGGTGGCACCCGGTCCCCTCGCCATCTCCCGGGCCCGCGAGTACTCCCCGGACGGCAAGGACCAGGACCCCGGAGGCGCCAAGAACACCTTCGACGGGGACTCCTCCACCTACTGGCGGACCAAGTACTACGTCGACGGCCCCGACATCACGGACTACAAGGGCGGCGTCGGCATCGTCTACGACCTCGGCGCCGAACACGAGGTCAGCAGCGCCTCGATAGCGCTCCGGTTCGCGGGCAACCACACCACCACCACGCTCTACGCGGTCGATTCCCTGGACCCGTCGGGCAAGATCTCCGGCATGCCGAAGATCGCCACGGCCACGACCTCGAACAGCAGCTTCAGCCTGACCGCGGACAAGCCGGTCAAGACCCGGTACGTCCTGCTCTGGATCACCGCGATGCCCTGGGCACCCTCCGACACCTACACCGGAGCCGGGTACAAGCAGGCCATCACGGACGTGAAGTTCGCGGGCTGA